From a region of the Coffea arabica cultivar ET-39 chromosome 3e, Coffea Arabica ET-39 HiFi, whole genome shotgun sequence genome:
- the LOC113735689 gene encoding uncharacterized protein — MDFKTYVLEVHYGGHFAYVPNLQYVGGEVANFDDVDPDLMSIFELRDAFKDAGISHETEVYYRVRNLDFKVGLKLLNSDQIVIEMFEVNRTQNIIQLYVGEIPEEDLHADRTVAEDNIEVNGKQNLNPNADQPQNDEAESDASDPSQEGDRDGCREVEYDSDFDFFLDGDDLNDACDPIDDVERDGGEVDCHLKQTDYAKYVALISEEYNAYLNSKGHGKLVDDEDVSDDEILKPVYDSNDEGMEHEFPEFNMERDLKNPELTVGRIFSNIYDFRAAVRMYSILNGFEVTFTKNDKDKAVVICSNKCGWRIYASGYNGSKVTLQVKSIKGVPHRCPWSFKNKSANSRWLSRMFMEDIADHPDMKVKGFKKSIKRKYNLNCTNSQMYRAREKAEEAVKGSCAKQYARLRDYCATLLQRNPGSVAFIVTEKSNICKSPIFKRMFVMFTAQKEGFVNACRPVIGLDACHLKGIMGGQLMSAIGRDANNQMFPIAMALVESECKDSWGWFLDSLTDAIGTPIERGWVFLSDRQKGLIDCIENKYPGVEHRFCVRHMYANFKLKFKDKHLRDLMWGAARAYLPCHYESKMRELHLVAPEAHAWLSSIPANLWARHTFSPRTKCDLLSNNICESFNQYIKDAREEPILTMFEAIRRQIMCRFQEKRDWIQKVKSHICPRICQKIEERKKQVAQFDALVSTREVYEVTGIVGTFAVNAVQRSCTCNEWDMTGIPCVHACAGLVQDNKDPYAYVDNCYSVETYVKAYAGVVMPMPDQTNWVNASSDTLLPPRRKIAPGRPKKVRKKAPLEDLHVGKLSKVGLPIHCSHCGHTDHNARSCKVTGCSFVRQRKSVTAQMQGPTKRGRGAGRGHSTIADAAVERNTDADVVQNADVTKSTTARGPTRAKMRGRGRGRGKGRGSDHNNGPLCGIGLWNGQGISTNSKYFKDWPAPSNPTGKPTF; from the exons ATGGACTTCAAAACCTATGTTTTAGAGGTTCACTACGGAGGCCATTTTGCCTATGTCCCAAATTTACAGTATGTGGGGGGAGAAGTTGCTAATTTTGATGATGTTGACCCTGATTTGATGTCAATTTTTGAGTTAAGAGATGCTTTTAAAGATGCTGGAATATCACATGAAACAGAGGTGTACTATAGGGTTAGGAATCTTGACTTTAAGGTTGGTCTTAAACTGTTAAACAGTGACCAGATTGTTATAGAAATGTTTGAGGTAAATAGAACTCAAAACATCATACAACTTTATGTTGGTGAGATCCCTGAAGAAGATTTGCATGCTGATAGAACTGTTGCAGAGGATAATATTGAGGTTAATGGAAAACAAAATCTAAATCCTAATGCTGATCAACCCCAAAATGATGAGGCCGAAAGTGATGCTTCAGATCCTTCACAAGAAGGTGATAGGGATGGTTGTAGGGAAGTTGAATATGACTCTGACTTTGATTTTTTCCTAGATGGGGATGATTTAAATGACGCATGTGACCCTATAGATGATGTAGAGAGGGATGGTGGTGAAGTAGATTGTCACCTAAAACAGACTGATTATGCTAAGTATGTGGCACTGATTAGTGAAGAATATAATGCATACCTTAACTCCAAAGGTCATGGAAAACTGGTCGATGATGAAGATGTTAGTGATGATGAAATACTTAAACCAGTTTATGATTCAAATGATGAAGGCATGGAGCATGAATTTCCTGAGTTTAACATGGAAAGGGATCTAAAAAATCCTGAATTGACTGTAGGCAGAATTTTTAGCAATATTTATGATTTTAGAGCTGCAGTTAGAATGTATTCAATTTTGAATGGATTTGAAGTTACCTTCACTAAGAATGACAAAGATAAAGCTGTGGTTATATGTTCAAATAAATGTGGATGGAGAATATATGCTAGTGGCTATAATGGAAGCAAAGTTACACTTCAAGTGAAGTCCATTAAAGGCGTACCTCATAGATGTCCATGGTCTTTCAAGAACAAGAGTGCAAATTCTAGGTGGCTGTCTAGGATGTTTATGGAGGACATTGCTGACCATCCGGATATGAAAGTAAAAGGGTTCAAGAAGAGCATAAAAAGGAAGTATAACCTGAACTGTACAAACTCTCAAATGTatagagcaagagagaaagcaGAGGAAGCAGTGAAAGGGTCATGTGCAAAGCAGTATGCAAGATTAAGAGACTATTGTGCTACACTTTTACAAAGAAATCCAGGTTCAGTGGCATTTATTGTAACTGAAAAGTCCAATATTTGTAAAAGTCCAATCTTCAAGAGAATGTTTGTGATGTTTACTGCACAAAAAGAAGGTTTTGTAAATGCATGTAGGCCTGTAATAGGACTGGATGCATGTCACCTTAAGGGGATCATGGGAGGACAGCTTATGTCTGCAATTGGTAGGGATGCTAATAACCAGATGTTCCCAATTGCTATGGCACTTGTTGAATCTGAATGCAAAGATAGTTGGGGGTGGTTTTTGGACAGCCTTACTGATGCCATTGGCACTCCAATTGAAAGGGGTTGGGTGTTTCTATCAGATAGACAAAAG GGATTAATTGATTGCATTGAGAATAAGTATCCTGGAGTGGAGCATCGATTCTGTGTTAGACACATGTATGCTAATTTCAAACTGAAATTCAAGGATAAGCACCTAAGAGATTTAATGTGGGGGGCAGCCAGGGCTTATTTACCCTGTCATTATGAAAGCAAAATGAGAGAGTTACATTTAGTAGCCCCAGAAGCACATGCATGGCTTAGTTCCATACCAGCTAACCTATGGGCCAGACACACCTTTTCTCCAAGGACAAAATGTGACCTTTTAAGTAATAATATATGTGAGAGCTTCAATCAATACATTAAGGATGCTAGGGAAGAGCCTATTTTGACTATGTTTGAGGCCATTCGAAGACAGATTATGTGCagatttcaagaaaaaagagaCTGGATTCAGAAGGTGAAGTCTCATATTTGTCCGAGGATCTGTCAGAAAAttgaagagaggaaaaaacagGTAGCTCAGTTTGATGCACTTGTGTCTACAAGAGAGGTGTATGAGGTGACTGGTATAGTAGGAACTTTTGCTGTTAATGCAGTTCAAAGGTCTTGCACATGTAATGAGTGGGATATGACAGGAATTCCATGTGTCCATGCATGTGCTGGACTTGTGCAAGACAACAAAGATCCATATGCATATGTTGATAATTGCTACTCAGTAGAAACATATGTAAAGGCATATGCTGGTGTTGTTATGCCTATGCCAGACCAAACAAATTGGGTGAATGCTAGCAGTGATACATTACTCCCACCTCGTAGGAAGATAGCTCCAGGCAGGCCTAAGAAAGTTAGAAAAAAGGCTCCATTGGAGGACTTACATGTTGGAAAACTATCTAAAGTAGGGCTGCCAATTCACTGCAGTCATTGTGGTCATACTGACCACAATGCCAGAAGTTGCAAGGTCACTGGTTGTTCATTTGTGAGGCAAAGAAAATCAGTGACTGCACAG ATGCAAGGGCCTACTAAACGAGGAAGAGGAGCTGGTAGAGGCCACTCTACAATTGCTGATGCTGCTGTTGAGAGAAATACTGATGCTGATGTTGTGCAAAATGCTGATGTGACTAAATCTACAACTGCAAGAGGCCCAACTAGAGCTAAAATGAGAGGTAGAGGTAGGGGCAGGGGTAAGGGTAGGGGTTCAGACCATAACAATGGGCCACTATGTGGCATTGGACTTTGGAATGGTCAAGGGATATCAACAA ATTCCAAGTACTTCAAAGACTGGCCAGCCCCCTCCAACCCAACTGGTAAGCCTACATTTTAA
- the LOC140038770 gene encoding PRA1 family protein E-like, with translation MSSPAQPTAATQLRQRLRPWAQFFSLSTFSLPISLSDTTYRINQNLRFFFPNYTLLVLLVLFLSLIYHPLSLIIFLVIFAGWLFLYFSRNPDDPLIILNFEISDKIVLGLLGLVTLVALIFAKVWLNVVVSVVIGVVIVCLHGALRAPEEDLESPYGSLLSDVTSPSGDYTMV, from the coding sequence ATGTCCTCCCCAGCACAACCAACCGCCGCCACGCAACTCCGCCAACGCCTCCGTCCATGGGCCCAATTTTTTAGCCTATCCACCTTCAGTCTCCCAATCTCCCTCTCCGACACCACCTACCGGATCAACCAAAACCTCCGCTTCTTCTTCCCAAACTACACTCTCCTCGTCCTATTAGTCCTCTTCCTCAGCCTAATCTACCACCCTCTTTCCCTCATCATCTTCCTCGTCATCTTCGCCGGATGGCTCTTTCTCTACTTCTCCAGAAACCCTGATGACCCATTGATCATCTTGAACTTTGAAATAAGTGATAAGATTGTTTTGGGGCTTCTGGGCTTGGTTACTTTGGTTGCCCTAATTTTTGCTAAGGTCTGGCTGAACGTCGTCGTATCAGTGGTGATTGGAGTGGTGATTGTCTGCTTACATGGTGCATTGAGAGCTCCCGAGGAGGATTTGGAGTCTCCTTATGGGTCTTTGCTTTCTGATGTAACTAGCCCATCAGGAGACTATACTATGGTTTAG
- the LOC140038882 gene encoding phosphatidate cytidylyltransferase 1-like, giving the protein MEKDMQKDSGSGAPGTPGGGRLRRRRGSNEVPPEVAKVNGNHLLVHDRNKYKSMLIRMYSTVWMIGGFVFVIYMGHLYIWAMVVVIQIFMAKELFNLLRRAHEDKQLPGFRLLNWHFFFTAMLFGYGRILNQRLVNTVFQDKFLYKLVSEFIKYHMVTCYFLYIAGFMWFILTLKKKMYKYQFGQYAWTHMILIVVFTQSSFTVANIFEGIFWFLLPASLIVINDIAAYLVGFFFGRTPLIKLSPKKTWEGFIGASVTTIISAFVLANFFGRFQWLTCPRKDLSMGWLNCDPGPLFRPENYALPEWVPQWFPWREFQVLPVQLHALCLGLFASIIAPFGGFFASGFKRAFKIKDFGDSIPGHGGITDRMDCQMVMAVFAYIYHQSFVVPQSISIETILDQILMNLTFEEQRALYMKLEQIIQERLTGES; this is encoded by the exons atggagaaagataTGCAGAAGGATAGCGGTTCAGGCGCCCCTGGAACGCCTGGTGGTGGCCGGCTGCGTCGTCGTAGAGGTTCAAATGAG GTTCCTCCTGAGGTTGCTAAAGTGAATGGAAATCATTTACTTGTTCATGATCGAAACAAATACAAGTCGATGTTGATCCGGATGTACTCAACAGTATGGATGATTGGGGGCTTTGTCTTCGTAATATATATGGGTCATCTTTATATTTGGGCCATGGTAGTAGTGATCCAAATTTTCATGGCGAAAGAGCTGTTTAATCTTCTCAGGCGAGCACATGAAGATAAGCAACTTCCAGGCTTCCGACTATTAAATTG GCATTTCTTTTTCACAGCAATGCTTTTTGGGTATGGCCGTATCCTAAATCAAAGACTCGTGAATACTGTTTTTCAAGACAAGTTCTTGTACAAGCTTGTGAGCGAATTTATCAAGTATCATATGGTGACTTGTTATTTCTTGTATATTGCAG GTTTCATGTGGTTTATTCTTACTCTTAAGAAGAAGATGTACAAGTATCAGTTTGGCCAGTATGCATGGACCCACATGATTCTGATTGTGGTCTTTACACAGTCTTCCTTCACTGTGGCCAATATTTTTGAGGGAATTTTCTG GTTCCTTCTTCCAGCATCACTTATTGTCATCAATGACATCGCTGcttatttggttgggtttttcTTTGGAAGAACTCCTTTGATCAAGTTGTCTCCGAAGAAGACTTGGGAAGGCTTCATAGGAGCATCTGTTACGACTATTATCTCTGCCTTTGTG cttgcaaactTCTTTGGTCGTTTTCAGTGGCTTACGTGTCCTAGGAAG GATTTGTCCATGGGCTGGCTTAACTGTGATCCTGGTCCTCTATTTAGACCAGAAAATTACGCTCTACCAGAATGGGTTCCTCAATGG TTCCCTTGGAGAGAGTTCCAAGTATTGCCAGTACAGTTGCATGCTTTGTGCCTTGGATTATTTGCTTCAATTATTGCACCTTTTGGAGGGTTCTTTGCAAGTGGCTTCAAAAGAGCTTTCAAGATTAAG GATTTTGGTGATAGTATTCCGGGACATGGTGGAATCACTGACAGAATGGATTGTCAG ATGGTGATGGCCGTTTTTGCTTACATCTATCATCAGTCATTTGTGGTGCCTCAGAGCATATCAATTGAGACGATCTTGGATCAG ATACTAATGAACCTCACATTTGAAGAGCAGCGAGCTTTGTACATGAAACTTGAACAGATCATCCAGGAGAGGCTGACAGGGGAATCTTAA